From Prionailurus viverrinus isolate Anna chromosome B2, UM_Priviv_1.0, whole genome shotgun sequence, the proteins below share one genomic window:
- the MAD2L1BP gene encoding MAD2L1-binding protein isoform X2 — translation MAAPEPEVLCPATVPELEWYEKSEETHAPQIELLETTSAQEPSNLSEPFRPRDCMVPVVFPGPVSQEGCCRFTCELLKHIMYQRQQLPLPYEQLKHFYRKPSPQAEEVMKKKPRATVEVSSRKCQQSLAELESVLSHLEGLFARTLVPRVLILLGGSALNPKEFYELDLSRLAPNSMDQSLSTAACLRRLFRAIFMADAFSELQAPPLMGTIVMAQGHRDCGEDWFQPKLNYRVPTRGHKLTVTLSCGRPSIPTTAWEDYVWFQAPVTLKGFHE, via the exons ATGGCGGCTCCGGAGCCGGAAGTGCTGTGTCCGGCCACAGTACCTG AATTGGAATGGTATGAGAAGTCAGAGGAAACCCACGCCCCCCAGATAGAACTACTTGAGACTACCTCCGCTCAAGAACCTTCCAACCTTTCGGAGCCCTTTCGCCCCAGAGACTGCATGGTGCCAGTGGTGTTTCCCGGGCCTGTGAGCCAGGAAGGCTGCTGTCGGTTTACTTGTGAACTTCTAAAGCATATCATGTACCAACGCCAACAACTGCCTCTGCCCTATGAACAGCTTAAGCACTTCTACCGAAAACCTTCTCCCCAG GCAGAAGAGGTGATGAAGAAGAAACCTCGGGCCACTGTTGAGGTGAGCAGCAGGAAATGCCAACAATCCCTGGCAGAACTGGAGAGTGTCCTCAGCCACCTAGAGGGTCTCTTTGCCCGGACCCTAGTACCCCGAGTGCTAATCCTCCTTGGCGGCAGTGCCCTAAATCCCAAGGAGTTCTACGAGCTTGACTTGTCCCGGTTGGCCCCCAACAGCATGGACCAGAGCCTGAGCACAGCAGCTTGTTTGCGCCGTCTCTTCCGAGCCATTTTCATGGCTGATGCCTTCAGTGAGCTACAGGCTCCTCCACTCATGGGCACCATTGTCATGGCACAGGGGCACCGTGACTGTGGAGAAGATTGGTTTCAACCCAAGCTCAACTACCGAGTGCCTACCCGGGGTCACAAACTGACTGTGACCCTGTCCTGTGGCAGGCCCTCTATCCCAACCACAGCCTGGGAGGACTACGTTTGGTTCCAGGCACCAGTGACACTTAAAGGCTTCCATGAGTGA
- the MAD2L1BP gene encoding MAD2L1-binding protein isoform X1: protein MRRLTLAFKFFKCLPCSSAHLLELEWYEKSEETHAPQIELLETTSAQEPSNLSEPFRPRDCMVPVVFPGPVSQEGCCRFTCELLKHIMYQRQQLPLPYEQLKHFYRKPSPQAEEVMKKKPRATVEVSSRKCQQSLAELESVLSHLEGLFARTLVPRVLILLGGSALNPKEFYELDLSRLAPNSMDQSLSTAACLRRLFRAIFMADAFSELQAPPLMGTIVMAQGHRDCGEDWFQPKLNYRVPTRGHKLTVTLSCGRPSIPTTAWEDYVWFQAPVTLKGFHE, encoded by the exons ATGAGAAGACTGACTTTGGCTTTTAAGTTTTTCAAGTGTCTGCCTTGTTCCTCTGCGCACCTACTAGAATTGGAATGGTATGAGAAGTCAGAGGAAACCCACGCCCCCCAGATAGAACTACTTGAGACTACCTCCGCTCAAGAACCTTCCAACCTTTCGGAGCCCTTTCGCCCCAGAGACTGCATGGTGCCAGTGGTGTTTCCCGGGCCTGTGAGCCAGGAAGGCTGCTGTCGGTTTACTTGTGAACTTCTAAAGCATATCATGTACCAACGCCAACAACTGCCTCTGCCCTATGAACAGCTTAAGCACTTCTACCGAAAACCTTCTCCCCAG GCAGAAGAGGTGATGAAGAAGAAACCTCGGGCCACTGTTGAGGTGAGCAGCAGGAAATGCCAACAATCCCTGGCAGAACTGGAGAGTGTCCTCAGCCACCTAGAGGGTCTCTTTGCCCGGACCCTAGTACCCCGAGTGCTAATCCTCCTTGGCGGCAGTGCCCTAAATCCCAAGGAGTTCTACGAGCTTGACTTGTCCCGGTTGGCCCCCAACAGCATGGACCAGAGCCTGAGCACAGCAGCTTGTTTGCGCCGTCTCTTCCGAGCCATTTTCATGGCTGATGCCTTCAGTGAGCTACAGGCTCCTCCACTCATGGGCACCATTGTCATGGCACAGGGGCACCGTGACTGTGGAGAAGATTGGTTTCAACCCAAGCTCAACTACCGAGTGCCTACCCGGGGTCACAAACTGACTGTGACCCTGTCCTGTGGCAGGCCCTCTATCCCAACCACAGCCTGGGAGGACTACGTTTGGTTCCAGGCACCAGTGACACTTAAAGGCTTCCATGAGTGA
- the MAD2L1BP gene encoding MAD2L1-binding protein isoform X3, which translates to MLLRWESGRQELEWYEKSEETHAPQIELLETTSAQEPSNLSEPFRPRDCMVPVVFPGPVSQEGCCRFTCELLKHIMYQRQQLPLPYEQLKHFYRKPSPQAEEVMKKKPRATVEVSSRKCQQSLAELESVLSHLEGLFARTLVPRVLILLGGSALNPKEFYELDLSRLAPNSMDQSLSTAACLRRLFRAIFMADAFSELQAPPLMGTIVMAQGHRDCGEDWFQPKLNYRVPTRGHKLTVTLSCGRPSIPTTAWEDYVWFQAPVTLKGFHE; encoded by the exons AATTGGAATGGTATGAGAAGTCAGAGGAAACCCACGCCCCCCAGATAGAACTACTTGAGACTACCTCCGCTCAAGAACCTTCCAACCTTTCGGAGCCCTTTCGCCCCAGAGACTGCATGGTGCCAGTGGTGTTTCCCGGGCCTGTGAGCCAGGAAGGCTGCTGTCGGTTTACTTGTGAACTTCTAAAGCATATCATGTACCAACGCCAACAACTGCCTCTGCCCTATGAACAGCTTAAGCACTTCTACCGAAAACCTTCTCCCCAG GCAGAAGAGGTGATGAAGAAGAAACCTCGGGCCACTGTTGAGGTGAGCAGCAGGAAATGCCAACAATCCCTGGCAGAACTGGAGAGTGTCCTCAGCCACCTAGAGGGTCTCTTTGCCCGGACCCTAGTACCCCGAGTGCTAATCCTCCTTGGCGGCAGTGCCCTAAATCCCAAGGAGTTCTACGAGCTTGACTTGTCCCGGTTGGCCCCCAACAGCATGGACCAGAGCCTGAGCACAGCAGCTTGTTTGCGCCGTCTCTTCCGAGCCATTTTCATGGCTGATGCCTTCAGTGAGCTACAGGCTCCTCCACTCATGGGCACCATTGTCATGGCACAGGGGCACCGTGACTGTGGAGAAGATTGGTTTCAACCCAAGCTCAACTACCGAGTGCCTACCCGGGGTCACAAACTGACTGTGACCCTGTCCTGTGGCAGGCCCTCTATCCCAACCACAGCCTGGGAGGACTACGTTTGGTTCCAGGCACCAGTGACACTTAAAGGCTTCCATGAGTGA
- the MAD2L1BP gene encoding MAD2L1-binding protein isoform X4: MVPVVFPGPVSQEGCCRFTCELLKHIMYQRQQLPLPYEQLKHFYRKPSPQAEEVMKKKPRATVEVSSRKCQQSLAELESVLSHLEGLFARTLVPRVLILLGGSALNPKEFYELDLSRLAPNSMDQSLSTAACLRRLFRAIFMADAFSELQAPPLMGTIVMAQGHRDCGEDWFQPKLNYRVPTRGHKLTVTLSCGRPSIPTTAWEDYVWFQAPVTLKGFHE, encoded by the exons ATGGTGCCAGTGGTGTTTCCCGGGCCTGTGAGCCAGGAAGGCTGCTGTCGGTTTACTTGTGAACTTCTAAAGCATATCATGTACCAACGCCAACAACTGCCTCTGCCCTATGAACAGCTTAAGCACTTCTACCGAAAACCTTCTCCCCAG GCAGAAGAGGTGATGAAGAAGAAACCTCGGGCCACTGTTGAGGTGAGCAGCAGGAAATGCCAACAATCCCTGGCAGAACTGGAGAGTGTCCTCAGCCACCTAGAGGGTCTCTTTGCCCGGACCCTAGTACCCCGAGTGCTAATCCTCCTTGGCGGCAGTGCCCTAAATCCCAAGGAGTTCTACGAGCTTGACTTGTCCCGGTTGGCCCCCAACAGCATGGACCAGAGCCTGAGCACAGCAGCTTGTTTGCGCCGTCTCTTCCGAGCCATTTTCATGGCTGATGCCTTCAGTGAGCTACAGGCTCCTCCACTCATGGGCACCATTGTCATGGCACAGGGGCACCGTGACTGTGGAGAAGATTGGTTTCAACCCAAGCTCAACTACCGAGTGCCTACCCGGGGTCACAAACTGACTGTGACCCTGTCCTGTGGCAGGCCCTCTATCCCAACCACAGCCTGGGAGGACTACGTTTGGTTCCAGGCACCAGTGACACTTAAAGGCTTCCATGAGTGA